The nucleotide sequence GAGTGATCCTCTGCGTATCATTTTCATGGGGACCCCCGATTTTGCCGTGCCCAGTCTTCAGGCCCTGCTTGACTGCCCCGACCAGGTGGTAGCGGTGGTCTGTCAGCCCGATCGCAGGCAGGGACGGGGGAAAAAACTCTGTCCACCGCCTGTGAAGATCCTGGCGGAAGAGACAGGGGTGCCTGTCCTCCAGCCGACCTGTATCTGTGATAATGAGTTTTTGAAAACGATCAGCGATCTCCAACCAGACCTGATCGTGGTCACGGCCTACGGGAGAATCCTGCCCGGTCGCCTGCTCAACCTGCCCCGGTTTGGTACTATCAATGTCCACGGCTCCCTCCTGCCCAAATACCGGGGGGCGGCACCCATTCAATGGTCAGTCATTAACGGAGAAGCCGAGACTGGGGTGACTATCATGCAAATGAACGAAGGCGTGGATACCGGCGATATCCTGCTCTCAATCAAACTCCCCATCAGTGAGGACGACACCAGCGGCACCCTGTTTGCCAAGCTGGCAGATCTGGGCGGGCAGGCCCTGTTCGAGGCATTGTCGCGGATCAAGCAAGGTAATCTCACCCCTATTCCACAGGATGATACGTTGTCCTGTTCCGCTCCCATGCTGAAAAAGGAGATGGGCCAACTTGATTGGACCAAGTCTGCACAGGAGCTGCATTGCCTGATCCGTGGTCTTGACCCTTGGCCTTCAGCCTATGGTTTTATTGATGAACGACGCTTTCGTTTCTTCAAGCCTCAGGTGATTGCAGGCGAGGTAACAGAGAAACCGGGAACTCTCTGTCGAGCCGATAAAAATGGCGTACTGATCGCCACGGGCAAGGATTATCTGCTGATCCGGGAGATCCAACCAGAAGGCAAAAAAAGGATGTGTGTCCAGGCCTGCATCTGCGGAATGAAGCTACCCATAGGGGAGCAGTTCACCTAATTTATCCAAGCTCGCAGAACTGACGCATGTCGTTTTTAGGCAAGAAGATCTGCTACCTGGATTGTTTTTCCGGGGTCAGTGGTAATATGCTCCTGGGAGGCCTGCTCAATGCAGGCTTAGCGCTGGAAGCCCTCCGGGAGGCGCTCGGTCTTCTCAGGCTTCCGGGTTGGGAGCTGAGCAGCACCCCTGTTATGCAATCCGGTTTACAGGCCACCCTAGCCCAGGTTCAGACAGAGGAGAACAGAGCCCATCGCCATTTCTCCGATATCCGTGCCCTCCTGGAACAATCGGAACTGGACCAAGCCGTTATCGACCAATCCCTTGCCGTGTTCACCCGGCTGGCCGAGGCAGAAGCCCATGTCCACGGTACCACTCCTGAAAAAATCCATTTCCACGAAGTGGGGGCCCTGGATGCGATCATCGATATCGTCGGGACGGTTGCTGGCCTGCATCTCCTCGGCATAGAAGAGATTATCTGCTCTCCTCTGCCTATGCCTACTGGCGGCTGGCTCCATTGCCAACACGGAGCGCTGCCCCTGCCTGCCCCGGCGGTCTGCGAACTCCTCAAAGGGGTCCCTGTCTTCGGGGAGAGCCTGCAACAGGAGCTGGTCACCCCCACCGGTGCGGCCCTGGCTGCGGAATTGAGCAGCACCTTCGGCACGCTGCCTCCTATGACCCTGAAACTAAGCGGTTACGGAGCTGGGACCATGCAACGCCAGGACGGTCGACCCAACCTACTCCGTTTGCTCATCGGACAAAGCCACTCTGCTGCCGAAGCGCAACAGGTGGAGGTCATTGAGACCCATCTGGATGACTGGAACCCGGAGGTCTGGCCCCATGTGGCAGCCAAGCTGATGCGGGAGGGCGCACTGGACATCAGCCTTGTACCCATCCAGATGAAAAAAGGGCGCCCCGGTTTCCTCCTCCGCCTCCTTGCTGATCCGGCCCATGCTGCGCATCTCAGGAACTCCGTCCTCAACGAAACCTCTGCCATTGGTCTTCGTTTTCATACTGTCCAGCGCATAACCCTGCCCAGAACCAACATTGAGCTCACCACCCCCTGGGGGACCGTGCGGGCCAAAAAGGTAACCACCACTGCGGGGGTCAGGATTACCCCGGAGTACGAGGACTGTACGCGTCTGGCAGAAGCACACAATATCCCCTTACTAAAAATCTATGCTGCGGTTGCAGAATTGAGCGGCACGGTTTCCGTTCATTCCCACGAACCGCCAAGACACGACATTCCCAAATAATCATGGATAAACTCTTCATGTTCATCGCCACTGGGGCCTATAGCGGCTACCTGCCCAAAGCTCCCGGCACTTGGGGTTCCCTGGTCGGAGTGCTGCTCTGGACACTTGGCCTGCATCGACTTGCTCCTGCTGCCTATGCCGGTATGCTGGCGGGAATCCTGCTGATCGGCACGGCGGCAGCCGGGGCTGCGGAAAAGATCGTGGACCGAGGCGATCCTGGCCTGGTGGTCATTGACGAGATTCTCGGTCAGCTGATTGCCTTGTCCCTGGCACCTTCGCATCCCCTGGCCGCTGTTGCTGGCTTTGCCCTGTTTCGCTTCTTCGATATCCTCAAGCCCTTTCCGGTATCCTGGCTTGACCAGCATATTCACGGCGGCCTGGGTATCATGCTCGACGATGTGATGGCGGGAATCTACGCCCTTCTGGTTCTGCAAGGGTTGATCTGGCTGGTGGGGAGCTAACACCTAACACATAATGAACAATGCTGTTACACGAGCAGAAAGAGACAAGTGAAGCTCTCTGCTTGAAGTACAAAGACTGCGGACGGTGAGCTGCTTCAGCCTCTCGCAGGAGCCGGGCCAACTTCACGGCCTGATTGCCCTTCACTGAGCCAAATGCCGGAGGATGATTTGGGCTAACTAATCAGACCGCAAACTGACACCCTCTAAAAGGCAGCAACTTATGTCGAAAGAAATCTGTCTTCTTGAGGGGATAGTATCTGCTGTAGTAGCATCGGAAGCATAAGAATACTGCAATATACAGTCAAATTGCTGAATCTAAAATCCGAGGCAGGAGCTATGACAAGATAAGGCAGCCAGTATATCACCCCTAACAAGAGGACAAATAAGTATCTTCTGTAGTTCTCTCCGAGCCGTTCTTTGTAGTAATGTATTAAAAAGAGCTGGAGAAAGATCAAAACGAAATAGACCCAAACCAAATACAGAGGCGTTTTCGTCAGGAACCAGTTGGCAAGCCTTGCTGCCGCATTTATTGCCTTTGGATGGTGGAACTCAAGGCCTTTTGTCAAATAATGATCAAAGACAGTGACCTCATATGGACATATAATCGGTTTTTTTATTCCAAGCAGGTAAGACAGCATCCTGCCCCGAATCTTTAAGTAGGCTTCAGGATATTGCAGGATTAACCGGATAAAGTCTTTCTTAAATGTTTTGTCTGGAAATGATTCTTTCCAGATGCTCCATTTAATATATTCCAACGAGAGCATAGTTGGGGCGTAAGGAATATACATTTTCTTGATCTGTTCAACCGTAAGCGGCTCAACAAGCTCCTTGGCTAGCGATTCAGGAATAAGGTTTTGTTCCAGCTCTGCCGACATCCCCCATAGGTCAAGCATGAGAGAAGAATTCTCAAGATGGTATATTTTGTTTTCTTCTTTTACAAGAGTAGCTGTTATCCAATTGTTTAACTGAATGCTTCCATACAACATTATTGCGGTTGCTATGATGATTCCTGTATTTTTTTTATTGCGCTGCCTTGGATAAGCGTTGAGAAAAGATAGACACTATACGGAACCACACAAACAATGGCATTGTGCCGAACAGACATCCCGTAAAAAAAAAAGAGGAATGATGCCATCAGAAGCCACTTGTTTCTTGTGGTTTCAAAGGTGAAAAGCAGGGCGATAGACATGGAGAGAGAAGCAAGCATTGAAACATCCTTCCATATAACGCCGTTCATGAAAAATATCGGCGGAAACAGTCCAAGAAAGAGGATAAAGACTGCTCTGTGAATGGTCTTTGAAAAGAAAAATCTCCCCAGAATATAGAGGGAGGCGTAGTAAACGGCATTATGGAATATCAGCATTCCTTGCTGGCCATGGGTGATCTTATTGAGGATGCTCCAAAGATACACCATGGAGGGCGGATACCAATTGCTGATATATTCTGGATGCAGTGCCTCATGCCACTGATTGACAGAGTCCACTGACATAGCACCAGGATAGAAGATGTAGATCACCGTCAAGACGAGGACTATGCTCAGGAAGGCATCAGCAGGGACAACTTTTTTTAATGATGGGTATATTTTCATTGCCAAAGGGGGGGGACGAAAAAAGAATGGTGATGCTCATGAGATTAAAGTTGTCCTCGAATAGCTCCTGGGCTCCCAAAAACAGCCACTTAAAAAACGCAAAATGGGGCTACAAGCTTATATGGGGTTCACTTTAATCCCCCTTCATATATAGATATAAAGGATAATTAAGTGTATAACTCGAGTTACTTACCCCTTGGCGCCACCCCTGTCAAGAGAAAATTTCCAAGCCAGAAGATCATCCTGTCCAGCTGGAGCCCCCCTAGAAACAACCAAACACACGTTCCATTTCCCGCATATTTCCCATTGACATCTCTCCCGCCCCTTTCTATCATACTCGACAGACTCTTATTTCAAGAGCGATGCCATACGGTTGAACCCTAAACAAAGCCCCCTGATGCTCCTCGAAGTAAAAAATATGACCCATTATTTTGGAGGACTGCGGGCCGTGCATGGCTTTAACCTCCAGATTGATCCAGGCCAGATCCACGGCCTGATCGGCCCCAACGGGGCGGGAAAGACCACTGTCTTCAACCTGATCACCGGGGTGTACACGCCCACCGAGGGAACCCTGACCCTTGCAGGAAAAAAAATCCGGGGTAAGGAACCCCATCACATCGCCTCAATGGGCATCGGCAGGACCTTCCAGAACCTGCTCCTCTGGCGGCATATGAACGTGCTGGATCATATCCGACTGGCCCATTATTCCCAGCTCAGCTACGGCCTGTTCGGGGCCTTTTTCGGCACCCCGGCCTGCCGACAGCAGGAAAAAAAGGTCAAGGAGCATTGCTACCGACTCATGGAGACCTTTGATATCAGCCAGTTTGCCGACCAGATCGTGGGCAGCCTGCCCTATGGGGCCCAACGCCGGGTGGAAATGGCCCGGGCCATGGCCACCAACCCAAAGATCCTCTTCCTGGACGAACCCACAGCAGGCATGACCCCAGATGAGCTGGTCAGAATGATTGCAATTATCCGTCAGGTTCACCGGGAATTCGGGGTGGCTATCTTCCTTATTGAGCATCGGATGAAATTTGTCATGGAGCTCTGCGACAGCATCCAGGTCCTGGTCTTTGGCGAAGTCATCTCCCAGGGACCACCGGAGTCCATTCAGAACGATCCCAAGGTCATTGAAGCCTATCTCGGTACAGAGGATATTCATTAATGCAGCTTGTCGTTGAAAATCTCACTGTTTCCTATGGCAATATCCGGGCTCTACACGGGATCAGCTTTTCCGTGGAGCAGGGCGAGATCGTGACCATCATCGGGGCCAACGGGGCGGGCAAAAGTACCACCCTCCGGGCTATCTCCCGAATGATTCCAGCAGAAGCGGGATCAAAGGTAGAATTCATGGGCCAGGATATCCTCAAATATCCAACCGACAAGGTGGTGTCCCGGCTTGGTATCTCCCATGTGCCGGAAGGCAGGATGATCTTCGGTAATCTTACCGTGACTGAGAATCTCACCCTGGCCGCCTTTGCCCGTAAGGATAAGGAGGCGGTGAACAAGGACCGTAAATGGGTCTTTGATCTCTTTCCCCGTCTGGAAGAACGAAAAGACCAGTTGGCTGGGACCCTGAGCGGTGGAGAGCAACAGATGCTGGCCGTAGGCCGGGCCTATATCAGTGGCCGGAAGATTATGCTCCTGGATGAACCTTCTATGGGGCTTGCGCCCCTGCTGATGCTGGATATGTTCGAGTCCCTGAAGGAGATCAACCGGACCGGAACCACTATCCTGCTGGTGGAGCAGAACGCCCGGCTGGCGCTGAAGTTTGCTCAGCGCGGTTATGTGCTGGAGAACGGGAAACTGGTGTTAGAAGGTAAGGCCGAGGGGCTGCTGGATGATCCGGCGGTGAAAAAGGCGTATTTGGGGGCGTGAATGATCAGACTCTTGAAGCGCGTACAGGTGAGTCAAAAAAAATAACGTATCAAATTTGTTATATATTGAACATTGATCAGTTAGCTTTGTCACTCGACAGGAACAGCAAAAAAATAGGAAGAAGAGGAACGCCGCATGAAAACTTTCAAACCAATTATTGTCTTTATACTTATGCTTCTGGTGGTGGATTCCGCAACCGCACAGGAGGTGCAGAGTGTAGTGCGAAGTCCTCTGGGCGGTATAGCTGTCGGCCCTTCAGGGCTAGCAACTGCTGTAATACATACCCGACCTTACTGCTGCCCATCAACCGCACTGGAAGTATATACTGATGAAATAGTAGGAGAGGAGAATCTTCAATGGGTGCTGTTTGGATTCAGCGTCCCGATAGAAAAAAGCATGAGGGAAATATCCGGGGTTGAGGTATGTTATGAGATTAAGTCTGATCTGCCAGGACGGACATATATCTCCCAGACAAGATTAACTGATATGAGTACCCCTGATGCAGCATATGTGCAGGTTGATGACAGCACAGATCGTACAGAACTCGGCCCGCAATGCTATATAAGCAACGGCCATTTTAAGCCTGACGGTTCCGTTGCTTTGCATCTGAAAGTCGTCTTTGGAGATCCCGATGATACAATTACGATAGGCAGCACGAGGCTGCTTATAACTCATTCTTCGCCGCCGCTTGTAGCTCCTATGATGCTGCTTCTGGACTGACTTGGAAAAAAGAGAAGTAGAATCCGGTTACTCTATTCATAGAAAAGAATCATTCCACAGGAAGCGAACTGCTTCCCTTTGTCAAAAAAACAACTGGTATTATCAGGTAACGATAAGAGCTGAAAAACAAGAATAAGAGGAGAACAGCATGAAGATTTTATTTAAATCAATCGTCGTCATCGCGCTTATGATGTCAGCGGCAGGGTCTGCAACAGCGGAGGAAGTGCAAAGTATAGTGCAAAGTCCTCTGGGCGGTATAGCTGTCGGCCCTTCGGGACCGGCAAGTGCTGTGATATATACCCAACCTTATTGCTGCCCTTCAACGGCACTTGAAGTACGTGCCAATAGCGTAGTGGGTGAGAATGATTTTCAATGGGTGAATTTCGGCCTTAGTCTTCCTATAGAAAACAACATGAATGCAATATCCGAGGTTGAAGTTTGTTATCAAATTATATCTGCCCAGTCTGGAAGCACATATATCTCCCAGACAAGATTAACTGATATGAGTACCCCTGATGCAGCAACAGTGAAACTTGATGACGGAACTGATCGCACTGATCTCGGCCCCCAATGTTACGTGACAAATGGTAACATTACCCCTGAGGGGACTATTACGCTAGCACTGAAAGTCGTCTTTGGCGATACTGAAGATGCAATTATTATAGGTAGTACCAGGCTGCTGTTCTGATTTAAACATAAGCGGAGCCCTCCTCACAAATTCTGTCAACATTAACCAGAGAATCTTTAAACTGACACCGGATGAGTGATCGCCGAATCCTCCTCTGTCTCGTGCGAGACTTAATGCTTGCAGCAATGGGGTACCGAAAAAAATAACGGGTGGATTATTCAAAATCCAGATAGAAATTAACCAGGCATCTTGCTCCACTATCCTGCTGGTGGAGCAGAACGCCCGGCTGGCGCTGAAATTTGCTCAGCGTGGTTATGTGCTGGAGAATGGAAAACTGGTCCTGGAGGGTAAAGCCGAGGACCTACTGGATGATCCGGCGGTGAAAAAGGCGTATTTGGGGGCCTAAAGGTTTCCGTAGCGGTGGTTGATGACCAAACCGAAAAAAGAACGGATGTATGCGCTACAGCATTGCTCCATGCCAATCTCAAGCACGACGAACTACCCGTTTCGTCGCCTTTCTCTTTTATCTCCCCTTACCTCCACCTAACTCCATCCTCTGGACAAACAAACACGGCGTACAAAAATAACACTTCCCTCTTGTCGAGGTAAAAAAAATTGTACTTCGATAGTATTTATGCTATCCTAAAGAAAAAAGGTTAGTCTTTACTCATGCTATGTGATCACATAGCATCCCTCGGTAACCATATAAAAAAACAACACTGCGTATCGATTTCTTTACAATAGATTATTCTGAAATAAACTTGAGCCTTGCTCAGCACAGATTGTCAATTTTCAATTAGGCCAAGGCATCCATTGAGATTAAAAAAATTAAACCACTTCTCATTTACTCAATTGAGTTCGATACTGACAGGGAGAACGACATGAAAACTACCGTTTACTTTGGTCGAGTGAGATCTGATTTTTTCTTCAAGGGAATCAAAGGTGCAAAGCAGTATGTAAAGGGTCAATGGGTTGCAGGTGACCTGCGGCATGTCATGGGACGGCGTGTATTTATGGCAGACGGTTTTTTCCTCAATCCCCAGCGCTTTGACAAGATGAAGGTATCCAGTATGGCCAGTTGAAACGCAGGCTCTCACCATCAGGAGAAAAAATTTTCAGAAATTGCTCAGGGTTGCCTAAGCAATGTATAAAGCGTGCGTATCCTTACACCCGATATCCTGAACAACAAGATATTTCTCCTGGGAACGGTGTGAATTTTTTACCTCTGCCACAACAAAAAAAATACACTTACCAATAAATAACATTATCAAACAGTTACTCCTCCCAGAAAAAGATTGACTTGGACATTCAAGTATGATTCTTTAGTATAATTACTTATCGCGTTGAGTTGCTGGATAAATATTACACACCCAACAACGACAGCGACAACAAGGCGGGAGGATAAAAAATGTTACACTTGAAAAAAGAAGACGACTATAACAATAGGGTTATTGAATTAATCTACGCATGCCCACTCAATCAAAAAAAAGGAACTTGTCCATTAAAGAGAATAAGAACAAAAGATTTTGATAAAAAAATAAAATGGCTAAAGAATTTATCTCTGGCCACAAAGAAATCCATATATCAATACCATTTGATATGCTATCTCAAAAATAAATCAACAGAAGGAGAATTATTCCCTCAAAAAACACTAGAGGAAAAAGGGGACATTACTGTCAGCAAGAAGGCAAAAAGCATGGCTTCAAAATGTAAAAGAAAAATATCCTGCTTAGAGGGGAAAAAAAGAAAAATTTGCGAAGCAAAAAGATGCCTTCTGGAGTCGGCACTCTACATAAGATTTAACGATCAGGAATCTTGCAATTATCATTATTCTGTTGGTGGCGATTCTTTTTGTTCGTGCCCTGTACGCAAAGAAATTTTCAAAAAATATGAGGCATAGAGAACCAACGAAGCAGATGCAGATGCAGAGATCTGGCACCTTCAAAAGAAGGCATCCATCAAGAAAACAACCAGCTAGCACCTACCTTGCCATCAACCACATTCTTCTTCGCTGGGCTGATTCCGGTCCAGAAGACCTCAAGTAACAGACCGCAACATCTAACCAACAAGCAAAAAAACGCCCGGTTGAGTACGCAAAAATTCATACATCCTACAGCGATGATTGTTGTCCGTTCATCTCCCTGTACAGCTTCAAGGCCATCACTCCGACAATCATCACACCTGAGACCAGAACCGCCCAAAGCAACCAACGCCCCCAAGGCATGTCCTGAGCCACTTCAAGCCTCGCCTCACCTCCAAGGACTTTCTGTGCCCCAGTCTGCGCAGGCGCAACCAGTTTTTTTTCGTTCTGCGGATCAACGACCTTGAGCAGTCGATCTACCTGGGAGCCTGCTGCTTCCAAGCCTACCCGTCCGTAGGCCAGAGTATACGGTTTCTTTCCCTGAGCCAAAAAGACTAATTGTCCGGGCAGCCACCCCAGTTCCAAGGTCGGCGCCTGATCAATAGCGCTGTTCGCCTCAAGCTCCAGCCGCCAATACCGGTCAGTGGTGCGCTTGATGGCGATGGTCCCGCTGTCCAAATTCAGACCATCAACGGTCAGTCTATAGACCAACACGGAGGCCCGTCGCCTCCAGGAGGCCTCTTGATCTGCTCTGGAGAAAACCGCAACCTGAGACAGAGCGTTCTGCTCAGGCAAGCGAATATTAAGTTGATCCACTGGAAAAAATCCTTTGCTGTCATACTGGTACCGCAATACCCCCTGTTCAGTAACCGGCAAGGCTTCACCAGTCAATGAGAACATCGTGCGGGGAAAGGACTGTGTTTCCCTATTATATCCAGCTTTGACGCCGGTCACCCTCACTCCGTTTTCCCCGGCAGGCCAAGAAATACGGAGATAGGTCTTACGATGGACACCTTGGGGGACAGCAATCCTTTTCCGCAGCAGGGTATGGCCGCCAAAACGAAGTTCTGCCAAGGCAACTAAGCGAACCTGCGTCTGCCAGCTGTTCAGGTCATTACTCGCATCCACCTGCACCGAGGTAGAAAATTGTTCACCCTGCCCCTCCCAGGCAAACTCCAGCCAGTCCGCAGGATATTCCAGCCCGCTGGTATCCAGGATATAGGCCGTAACGATCTGGTTGCCCCCACCCGGAACATTCTGGCGAATATCAATAATGGTTCCCTGGCTATTGGTGGCAATGTGGAGATCAGGAGGCGAGCCGCTGCGCCCCCGCCTCTCACTGAGCAAGGGGAAAAAAGGGAGGGCCTTGGCCGGTCGTTTTGTTTCCTTGCTGACCTGAGGCCGGAGGAGATGCGGCACAGGATGACTGGCGTTAAAGACCCGCAGATC is from Candidatus Electrothrix sp. GW3-4 and encodes:
- a CDS encoding ABC transporter ATP-binding protein, whose amino-acid sequence is MLLEVKNMTHYFGGLRAVHGFNLQIDPGQIHGLIGPNGAGKTTVFNLITGVYTPTEGTLTLAGKKIRGKEPHHIASMGIGRTFQNLLLWRHMNVLDHIRLAHYSQLSYGLFGAFFGTPACRQQEKKVKEHCYRLMETFDISQFADQIVGSLPYGAQRRVEMARAMATNPKILFLDEPTAGMTPDELVRMIAIIRQVHREFGVAIFLIEHRMKFVMELCDSIQVLVFGEVISQGPPESIQNDPKVIEAYLGTEDIH
- a CDS encoding DUF3999 domain-containing protein; its protein translation is MNLFGEIMGDIIGRPAGRPYGTSGETERLFFRNFGEFLILVFLLACGSSVQAGGNERPLQREDFAYGMDLTISGNHAIYGLDIPAAVYQGCTRADLGDLRVFNASHPVPHLLRPQVSKETKRPAKALPFFPLLSERRGRSGSPPDLHIATNSQGTIIDIRQNVPGGGNQIVTAYILDTSGLEYPADWLEFAWEGQGEQFSTSVQVDASNDLNSWQTQVRLVALAELRFGGHTLLRKRIAVPQGVHRKTYLRISWPAGENGVRVTGVKAGYNRETQSFPRTMFSLTGEALPVTEQGVLRYQYDSKGFFPVDQLNIRLPEQNALSQVAVFSRADQEASWRRRASVLVYRLTVDGLNLDSGTIAIKRTTDRYWRLELEANSAIDQAPTLELGWLPGQLVFLAQGKKPYTLAYGRVGLEAAGSQVDRLLKVVDPQNEKKLVAPAQTGAQKVLGGEARLEVAQDMPWGRWLLWAVLVSGVMIVGVMALKLYREMNGQQSSL
- the larC gene encoding nickel pincer cofactor biosynthesis protein LarC codes for the protein MSFLGKKICYLDCFSGVSGNMLLGGLLNAGLALEALREALGLLRLPGWELSSTPVMQSGLQATLAQVQTEENRAHRHFSDIRALLEQSELDQAVIDQSLAVFTRLAEAEAHVHGTTPEKIHFHEVGALDAIIDIVGTVAGLHLLGIEEIICSPLPMPTGGWLHCQHGALPLPAPAVCELLKGVPVFGESLQQELVTPTGAALAAELSSTFGTLPPMTLKLSGYGAGTMQRQDGRPNLLRLLIGQSHSAAEAQQVEVIETHLDDWNPEVWPHVAAKLMREGALDISLVPIQMKKGRPGFLLRLLADPAHAAHLRNSVLNETSAIGLRFHTVQRITLPRTNIELTTPWGTVRAKKVTTTAGVRITPEYEDCTRLAEAHNIPLLKIYAAVAELSGTVSVHSHEPPRHDIPK
- a CDS encoding ABC transporter ATP-binding protein, yielding MQLVVENLTVSYGNIRALHGISFSVEQGEIVTIIGANGAGKSTTLRAISRMIPAEAGSKVEFMGQDILKYPTDKVVSRLGISHVPEGRMIFGNLTVTENLTLAAFARKDKEAVNKDRKWVFDLFPRLEERKDQLAGTLSGGEQQMLAVGRAYISGRKIMLLDEPSMGLAPLLMLDMFESLKEINRTGTTILLVEQNARLALKFAQRGYVLENGKLVLEGKAEGLLDDPAVKKAYLGA
- a CDS encoding phosphatidylglycerophosphatase A, producing MDKLFMFIATGAYSGYLPKAPGTWGSLVGVLLWTLGLHRLAPAAYAGMLAGILLIGTAAAGAAEKIVDRGDPGLVVIDEILGQLIALSLAPSHPLAAVAGFALFRFFDILKPFPVSWLDQHIHGGLGIMLDDVMAGIYALLVLQGLIWLVGS
- the fmt gene encoding methionyl-tRNA formyltransferase, with translation MSDPLRIIFMGTPDFAVPSLQALLDCPDQVVAVVCQPDRRQGRGKKLCPPPVKILAEETGVPVLQPTCICDNEFLKTISDLQPDLIVVTAYGRILPGRLLNLPRFGTINVHGSLLPKYRGAAPIQWSVINGEAETGVTIMQMNEGVDTGDILLSIKLPISEDDTSGTLFAKLADLGGQALFEALSRIKQGNLTPIPQDDTLSCSAPMLKKEMGQLDWTKSAQELHCLIRGLDPWPSAYGFIDERRFRFFKPQVIAGEVTEKPGTLCRADKNGVLIATGKDYLLIREIQPEGKKRMCVQACICGMKLPIGEQFT